One Cryptomeria japonica chromosome 9, Sugi_1.0, whole genome shotgun sequence genomic window carries:
- the LOC131066946 gene encoding uncharacterized protein LOC131066946, translated as MPFCVIWNFGRMGASRFLFVGVILSLLCATFSAEIPFMVVHKKASLSKVSSQSERVTVTIDLYNRGSTTAYDISLNDDSWPSDMFNLVSGNTSSSWDKLDVGASVSHLFIVESKVKGLFYGRPAVVKYRVAAKSALQEAYSTPIEPLDILSERPPEKKYEWAKKLAAKYGPVTSVLSIVGLFVYIIVSPSKSSSSKSSKKRR; from the exons ATGCCCTTCTGCGTGATTTGGAATTTCGGAAGAATGGGGGCCTCAAGGTTTTTGTTCGTCGGTGTTATATTAAGCCTGCTGTGCGCAACTTTCTCAGCGGAGATACCGTTCATGGTGGTTCACAAGAAGGCCTCTTTGTCTAAAGTTTCCTCTCAATCCGAGCGAGTTACAGTCACCATCGATCTCTACAATCGAGGATCCAC TACAGCTTATGACATCAGTCTCAATGATGATAGCTGGCCAAGTGACATGTTCAATCTTGTAAGCGGTAACACTTCATCTTCATGGGATAAGCTTGATGT TGGTGCCTCTGTTTCTCACTTATTCATCGTGGAATCAAAAGTTAAAGGACTTTTCTATGGTAGACCTGCAGTTGTGAAATATCGTGTTGCAGCTAAGTCTGCTCTGCAG GAAGCTTATTCAACTCCCATTGAGCCTCTTGATATCCTTTCAGAAAGACCACCAGAAAAGAAGTATGAATGG GCAAAG AAATTAGCAGCCAAGTATGGACCAGTTACATCTGTACTCTCAATTGTGGGGTTGTTTGTATACATAATTGTGTCCCCATCAAAGTCAAGTTCTTCAAAGTCTAGCAAGAAGAGGCGGTAG